A portion of the Calothrix sp. 336/3 genome contains these proteins:
- a CDS encoding carbon-nitrogen hydrolase family protein yields the protein MKSYLAAAIQMTSVPDLEKNLAQAEELIDLAARQGAELVGLPENFSFMGEEKEKLVQAEAIAQKTEAFLKTMAQRYQLTILGGGFPVPVAGTDKVYNTALLLDPNGQELQRYHKVHLFDVNVPDGNTYRESSTVMAGQELPSIYHSQTLGNIGLSVCYDVRFPELYRHLADKGVDVIFVPAAFTAFTGKDHWQVLLQARAIENTCYVIAPAQTGLNYARRQTHGHAMIIDPWGAILADAGEKPGVAIAEIKPSRIEQVRRQMPSLQHRVFA from the coding sequence ATGAAGTCTTATTTAGCCGCCGCTATTCAAATGACAAGTGTGCCCGATTTAGAAAAGAATTTGGCACAAGCAGAAGAACTGATCGATTTAGCCGCCCGTCAAGGTGCGGAATTAGTGGGTTTGCCAGAGAACTTTTCCTTTATGGGAGAAGAAAAAGAGAAACTTGTGCAAGCTGAGGCGATCGCCCAGAAAACAGAAGCATTTCTTAAAACTATGGCACAACGCTATCAACTGACCATTTTAGGCGGTGGCTTCCCCGTTCCTGTAGCTGGTACAGATAAAGTTTATAATACTGCCTTACTCCTAGATCCCAACGGTCAGGAGCTTCAGCGTTATCATAAAGTGCATCTATTTGATGTCAACGTACCTGATGGTAACACCTACCGTGAGTCAAGTACGGTGATGGCTGGTCAGGAGTTACCTTCTATTTACCATTCTCAAACCCTGGGGAACATTGGACTTTCTGTTTGCTACGATGTCCGCTTTCCGGAATTATACCGTCACCTTGCCGACAAAGGAGTTGATGTTATCTTTGTGCCAGCAGCTTTTACGGCTTTTACAGGTAAGGACCACTGGCAAGTTTTATTACAAGCCCGTGCCATTGAAAATACTTGTTATGTGATTGCTCCGGCACAAACTGGGTTGAATTATGCGCGTCGTCAAACCCACGGACACGCTATGATTATTGACCCTTGGGGGGCAATTCTTGCCGATGCTGGAGAAAAACCCGGTGTCGCGATCGCCGAAATTAAACCATCCCGCATTGAACAAGTACGTCGGCAAATGCCTAGCTTACAGCACCGCGTATTTGCTTGA
- a CDS encoding YqeG family HAD IIIA-type phosphatase produces MNQLLQPDLILEGSILHLTREMIQQYNLKGLLLDVDETLVPIRVASASPELKKWVEEIRSCVDIWLVSNNLSENRIGGIARSLDLPYFLGAAKPSRRKLREAVQEMNLPVQQVAMVGDRLFTDVLAGNRLGMFTILVEPIIHPETPLYNHPIRNFEVWISEIIGVSITPKKQRFTNLDK; encoded by the coding sequence ATGAATCAACTCTTACAACCAGATTTAATTTTAGAAGGCTCTATTTTGCACCTGACACGGGAAATGATTCAACAGTACAACCTCAAAGGTTTACTCTTGGATGTGGATGAAACCCTAGTACCTATTCGAGTGGCTTCTGCTTCCCCAGAATTGAAAAAATGGGTGGAAGAAATTCGTTCCTGTGTGGATATCTGGTTAGTGAGTAATAATCTCAGCGAAAACCGCATTGGTGGGATTGCTCGTTCCCTGGATTTACCCTACTTCCTGGGTGCAGCTAAACCTTCTCGACGCAAACTCCGGGAAGCGGTTCAAGAAATGAATTTACCCGTACAACAGGTGGCAATGGTGGGCGATCGCCTATTTACTGATGTCTTAGCGGGTAATCGTTTAGGAATGTTTACAATCCTCGTGGAACCCATCATTCATCCAGAAACTCCCCTATACAACCATCCCATTCGCAATTTTGAAGTCTGGATATCAGAAATTATCGGGGTTTCTATCACTCCTAAAAAACAGAGATTTACAAACCTTGACAAATAG
- a CDS encoding DUF3727 domain-containing protein produces the protein MYSSPFPEDTDYTPAGSITLTDEKGRSLECYIEHSLTVDGQEYVLLLPVDSPVEIFAWQGDDEEEEAVLVEDDAIIDEIFTTAQAVLSEQNLVLKNTAYALTVAGELPPVEESELFTLEIEDDEAQLEPEQLQLLASFYHEEQEFAVYTPLDPLLFFARITKTGNPELLSPEEFRQVQPLLEEHLFNEVE, from the coding sequence ATGTATTCCTCTCCTTTCCCTGAAGACACTGACTATACTCCTGCGGGTTCCATCACTTTAACGGATGAAAAAGGGCGATCGCTCGAATGTTATATTGAGCATTCCCTGACAGTGGATGGACAAGAGTATGTCTTATTGCTTCCTGTTGACTCACCTGTAGAAATATTTGCATGGCAGGGTGACGACGAGGAAGAAGAAGCTGTATTAGTCGAAGATGATGCCATTATTGATGAAATCTTCACTACTGCTCAAGCTGTACTCTCAGAACAAAATTTAGTCTTGAAAAACACAGCATACGCTCTCACCGTCGCCGGCGAATTACCACCAGTCGAAGAATCAGAACTCTTTACCCTGGAAATTGAAGACGATGAAGCACAATTAGAACCAGAACAATTACAGCTACTTGCTAGCTTCTACCATGAAGAACAGGAATTTGCTGTATATACCCCCCTTGATCCCTTATTGTTTTTTGCTCGCATCACTAAAACAGGGAACCCAGAATTACTCTCGCCAGAGGAATTTCGCCAGGTGCAACCCCTCTTAGAAGAACATCTGTTTAATGAAGTGGAATAA